Proteins co-encoded in one Campylobacter jejuni genomic window:
- the prmA gene encoding 50S ribosomal protein L11 methyltransferase — protein MQKKYYELFFIVEEQYKNLFLDFAFDLGIEAIEEKDNGVYIRSHESLEEFSWALEIFAQKLTTTFNLNHKIISNLSLVEKENKDWIQEYKKGIKPILVDNVYIHTTWQEEKKNCINIKINPALAFGSGHHESTYSCVKFLQKFSKSKLRALDLGCGSGILGIIMAKFGCNVEICDTDELAIDSSLENARLNGVDFHKAWCGSIDKANGLYNLIVANIIADVILILEKDIKNHLEDNAILILSGILDKYSTRIKEKFQDLELIDEMQINEWCSFVYKNNKKG, from the coding sequence ATGCAAAAAAAATATTATGAATTGTTCTTTATCGTAGAAGAGCAGTATAAAAATTTATTTCTTGATTTTGCTTTTGATTTAGGTATAGAAGCCATAGAAGAGAAAGATAATGGTGTTTACATTAGATCCCATGAGAGTTTAGAAGAGTTTTCATGGGCACTTGAAATATTTGCTCAAAAACTTACAACTACTTTCAATTTAAATCATAAAATTATTTCTAATTTAAGTCTTGTAGAGAAAGAAAACAAGGACTGGATACAAGAATATAAAAAAGGCATAAAACCTATCTTAGTGGATAATGTTTACATCCATACAACTTGGCAAGAAGAAAAGAAGAATTGTATAAATATAAAGATTAATCCAGCCTTAGCCTTTGGCTCAGGACATCACGAAAGCACATATTCTTGTGTAAAATTTTTACAAAAATTTTCTAAAAGTAAATTAAGAGCCTTAGATCTTGGTTGTGGTAGTGGAATTTTGGGTATTATTATGGCAAAGTTTGGCTGTAATGTTGAAATTTGTGATACTGATGAGTTGGCTATTGATAGTTCTTTAGAAAATGCAAGATTAAATGGTGTCGATTTTCACAAGGCTTGGTGTGGATCTATAGATAAAGCAAATGGTTTATATAATCTAATTGTTGCAAATATCATTGCAGATGTGATTTTAATTTTAGAAAAAGATATTAAAAACCATTTAGAAGATAATGCTATACTTATTTTGTCAGGAATTTTAGATAAATATTCAACAAGAATTAAAGAAAAATTTCAAGATTTGGAACTCATTGATGAAATGCAAATCAATGAGTGGTGTAGTTTTGTATATAAAAATAATAAAAAAGGATAA
- the cheY gene encoding chemotaxis response regulator CheY: MKLLVVDDSSTMRRIIKNTLTRLGHDDVLEAEHGVEAWDLLTKNEDVKVLITDWNMPEMNGLELVKKVRAEKKYEDMPIIMVTTEGGKAEVITALKAGVNNYIVKPFTPQVLKEKLEDVLGTGSGEGAAE; the protein is encoded by the coding sequence GTGAAATTGTTAGTTGTTGATGACAGTTCTACTATGAGAAGGATTATTAAAAATACCCTAACAAGACTTGGACACGATGATGTTTTAGAAGCTGAGCATGGCGTTGAAGCTTGGGATTTATTAACTAAAAATGAAGATGTAAAAGTTTTAATTACAGATTGGAATATGCCAGAAATGAATGGCTTGGAGTTGGTAAAAAAAGTAAGAGCAGAGAAAAAATATGAAGATATGCCTATCATCATGGTTACAACTGAGGGCGGAAAAGCTGAAGTGATTACTGCTTTAAAAGCTGGCGTAAATAACTATATTGTAAAACCTTTTACTCCACAAGTTTTAAAGGAAAAACTTGAAGATGTTTTAGGAACAGGAAGTGGAGAAGGTGCAGCTGAGTAA